A stretch of the Nitrosopumilus sp. genome encodes the following:
- a CDS encoding universal stress protein has product MGIQIKKILVPLDGSSNSFRGLDFAIHMARECQATITGLYVAGIAKPRTNDPITPLEKILLDNAQKIMKKAKLKSAQKGILFFDRVTYGDDGKRIVETAEKHNFDLIVIGSRGMGAAKEIFLGSTSNYVLHKSKKPVLIIK; this is encoded by the coding sequence ATGGGGATTCAAATTAAGAAAATTCTTGTTCCTTTAGATGGTTCTTCTAATTCTTTTCGGGGTCTTGATTTTGCTATTCATATGGCAAGAGAATGCCAGGCAACAATAACTGGTTTGTATGTTGCGGGAATTGCTAAGCCTCGAACTAATGATCCAATAACTCCTTTAGAGAAAATTTTGTTGGATAATGCACAAAAAATTATGAAAAAAGCCAAGTTAAAGTCAGCACAAAAAGGAATTCTCTTTTTTGATAGAGTGACATATGGTGATGATGGAAAAAGAATTGTTGAAACAGCCGAAAAACACAACTTTGATCTTATTGTAATTGGATCTAGAGGTATGGGTGCTGCAAAAGAGATTTTTCTAGGAAGTACATCGAATTACGTACTTCATAAATCCAAAAAACCTGTACTCATAATAAAATAA
- a CDS encoding CBS domain-containing protein gives MTDAKTTTIADVMTKSVISVDASLTVNETAKMMEDSKVGAVIVMEENTPIGIVTDRDFAVKVAAHAYQISTPIKQIMSSPLFSINSDESVRTAADLMHDRGIRKLPVIDDGNIVGIITASDIVNLLAVCVEDDIKDMYFHSVAKIYSNYSPYN, from the coding sequence ATGACAGACGCAAAAACAACGACAATAGCAGATGTAATGACAAAGTCAGTAATTTCTGTGGATGCATCATTAACAGTGAATGAAACTGCAAAAATGATGGAAGATTCTAAAGTTGGAGCAGTCATCGTCATGGAAGAAAACACGCCAATTGGAATTGTTACAGATAGAGATTTTGCGGTAAAAGTTGCAGCTCATGCATATCAAATCAGCACTCCAATAAAACAAATTATGTCATCACCACTATTTTCAATAAATTCAGACGAATCAGTTAGAACTGCAGCAGACTTGATGCATGATAGAGGCATAAGAAAATTACCTGTTATTGATGATGGTAATATAGTTGGAATAATTACAGCGTCAGATATTGTTAATTTATTAGCAGTTTGTGTTGAAGATGATATCAAAGACATGTATTTTCATTCTGTAGCAAAAATTTATTCAAATTATAGTCCATATAATTAA